The sequence CGCTGCTGAGGCAGCCTGACAAAATGACGGTGCCGGCAACCAGAGTGCCGGCCAGCTTCTTATGCATTGTCACATCCTTTTGTTTTACGTTGTTATTAGGGGTGGTCGACGGGGGAAGTCGACCTGTGCTCACCCAATTGGGTGAAGCCTGCCCACTCTCCAAAGCGGGCTGGAAGCTGTCAATTGAGGCGGCTGATGGGTGAATCTGGTGTGGTTTTCAGTTTTTGCTTGTGGAGTGACTTGGACAGGCATTCAAACCCTTATTGTTGAAGGATTATTGCCTTCATTTTTCAGTTATTGATTTTTTGTTGCGCAAAGGGGGCGGGCGTGGTGAGCGCCAGATTGGCGTGAAATGCACTGGGAGGCATGCTGAGGGAGCTGTCTGGCAAAGTGCTACCCGGGGTGACCCGGGCAGCGTTCAGAGTACTGCTCAGACGGTTTCGGTAGCCGAGCTGGACTGCATCAGTTTGGCCGTTTCTGGAGCCGGAGTGCGGATCAGATGATCAAAGGCACCCAGAGCTGCGGTGGAGCCGGCACCCATGGCGATGATGATCTGCTTGAACGGGACGGTAGTGACATCGCCAGCGCCGAACACGCCGGGGATGTTGGTTGCACCACGGCTGTCGATCTCGATCTCGCCAAAGCGGGTCAGGTTCAGCCCTGAATCCTTGAGCCACTCGGAGTTCGGCACCAGACCGATCTGGACGAAGATGCCAGCCACATCGACCTGCTTGCTTTCGCCGTTGGTGCGGTCGGTGTAGGTCAGACCTACCACCTTGCTGCCATCACCACGTACTTCGGTGGTCTGGGCATTCATGATGATCTCGACATTCGCCAGCGAACGCGCCTTGCGCTGCAGAACTTCATCGGCGCGCAGGCTGTCACCGAACTCCAGTACGGTGACGTGTTCGACGATACCTGCCAGGTCAATCGCCGCCTCGATACCGGAGTTGCCGCCGCCGATCACGGCCACGCGCTTGCCCTTGAACAGCGGGCCGTCGCAGTGTGGGCAGTAGGCTACGCCTTTGCCCCGGTATTGTTGTTCGCCGGGTACGTTCATTTCCCGCCAGCGAGCACCGGTGGCCAGAATGACGCTGCGGCTGGACAGAGTGGCGCCGCTTTCCAGGCCGATCTGGAGGTAGTCGCCCTGGGTCAGGCTGGCGGCCTTCTGCTCGGTGATCACCTCAACATCATATTCCTTGACGTGTTGTTCCAGGTGCGCCACCAGCTTCGGACCCTCGGTGTAGGGAACCGAGATGAAGTTTTCGATACCCACGGTATCCATTACCTGGCCACCGAAGCGATCAGCGACGAGGCCGGTACGGATGCCTTTGCGTGCGGCATAGATGGCCGCTGCCGCGCCAGCCGGGCCACCACCAACGATCAGTACATCGTACGGGGCTTTCTCGTTCAGTTCGGCGGCCTTGCGCTTGGCTGCACCACTGTCGACCTTGTTGACGATTTCCGCCAGGCTCATGCGGCCCTGGCCGAACGGCTGACCATTGAGGAACACCGAAGGTACGGCCATGATCTGGCGCTGTTCGACTTCATCCTGGAACAGGGCGCCATCGACCATTGCATGGGTGATGTTCGGGTTCAGCGTGGCCATCAGGTTCAGTGCCTGGACCACGTCCGGGCAGTTCTGGCACGACAGGGAAATATAGGTTTCGAAGTGGAACTCGCCATCGAGGTTGCGGATCTGCTCAAGCAGAGCTGGGTCGGCCTTGGACGGGTGGCCACCGGTTTGCAGCAGGGCCAGGACCAGCGAGGTGAACTCGTGGCCCATCGGCAGGCCGGCAAAGGTGACTCGTGGCTGCTCGCCAGTGCGCCCTACCGACATGCTCGGAGTGCGCGGATTGGCGGCGTCAACCAAGCCGATCTTGCCCGACATTTCGGCAATTTCGTTGGCCAGTTCGTGCAATTCTTTGCCCTTGGGGCTGTCATCGACGGACACGCTGATTTCAATCGGGTTAACGATATGCTGCAGGTACGTGTCCAGTTGTTTCTTCAGATTGGCGTCCAACATGTGCGTGTCCCTTGTGACAAAGCATAAATTTCAGGCGTAAAAAACCCGGCCCGCCGGAGGCAGCAACACAGCGCTGCAACGGGCCGGGTTGGCAGGACGGGTCTTAGATCTTGCCGACCAGATCCAGCGAGGGAGCCAGAGTGGCTTCGCCTTCTTTCCACTTGGCCGGGCAGACTTCACCCGGGTGGGCGGCAACGTACTGAGCGGCCTTGACCTTGCGCAGCAGGTCGCTGGCGTCGCGGCCGATGCCTTCAGCAGTGATTTCAACGGCTTGGATGACGCCTTCCGGGTCAACGATGAAGGTGCCGCGGTTGGCCAGGCCCTGATCTTCACGCAGTACTTCGAAGTTGCGGCTGATCTGCATGGTCGGGTCGCCGATCATGGTGTACTGGATCTTGCCGATGGTTTCGGAGCTGTCGTGCCAGGCTTTGTGAGTGAAGTGGGTGTCGGTGGAGACCGAATAGATCTCAACGCCCAGCTTCTGGAACTCTTCGTAGTGATCAGCCACGTCGCCCAGTTCGGTCGGGCAAACGAAGGTGAAGTCAGCCGGGTAGAAGAAGAATACCGACCACTTGCCTTTCATGTCGGCTTCGCTGACCTGGACGAACTCACCGTTTTTGAACGCTTGAGCGGTAAACGGCTTGATCTGAGTGTTGATAACGGACATTGCAACTCCTTGTCTGAGTAAATTAGTCAGTGGGTTGTGAAGACGGAGCGTATGTTAGGGCTCTGTCATGGATACTTAAAATAAATTTCAACTAAATCTTGGATAGTCTTTCTCTATCTATGGTCATTGTTGATTTTTTCAAGGGGGCTTTCAAGCTTCCCATTGGGTCTCTGCACTACATGGCAGCCTGGCACGATGGCGTGTCATTGCAGTGACAGACTGCTGGTCAATGCCTGCATCAATTGACCGGCGTCAAGTCCCCGGGTTCAGCCATCGGGCAGAGTAGCAGCCAGATGTGTTCCGCTTGGGAGGGTTTATGCAACTGGTGTGTCCTGCTGGCAGCCTGCCGGCGCTCAAGGCTGCGGTGCGCCAGGGTGCCGATGCCGTCTATACCGGTTTTCGCGATGATACCAATGCCCGGCACTTCGCTGGACTGAATTTTACCGAAAAGCAATTGCAAAGTGGCCTGGAGCTGATTCGCCGGGAAGGGCGACAGCTGTATATCGCGGTCAATACCTATGCCTTGCCCGATGGCTGGCCTCGTTGGCAGCGAGCAGTAGACCAGGCCGCGGATCTTGGGGTCGATGCGCTGATCGCGGCTGACCCCGGGGTGCTGGCTTATGCCAGCCGGCGTCATCCGGCGCTGCGGCTGCATCTGTCGGTCCAGGGTTCGGCGACCAATGCCGCGGCGCTGACGTTTTATCACGAGCGCTATGGCATTCAGCGGGCGGTCTTGCCACGGGTGCTGTCGTTGGCTCAGGTGCGCCAAGTGGCGGCGGGCAGTCCGGTACCGATCGAGGTATTCGCCTTCGGCAGCCTGTGCATCATGGCTGAGGGGCGCTGCCATCTGTCTTCCTATGTCACTGGCCAGTCGCCGAACTTGTGCGGCGTCTGCTCGCCGGCCAGTGCGGTGCGCTGGACCCAGGAGCCCGAGGCGCTCAGCTCACGACTTAATGAGGTGCTGATCGATCGCTATGTCGAAGGTGAAGCTGCCGGTTATCCCACCCTGTGCAAGGGTCGGTTCATGGTCAATGGCAAGCGTTTTCACGCGTTGGAGGAGCCGACCAGTCTCAACACCTTGGCACTTATTCCGGAGCTGGATGCAGTCGGAGTGGTAGCAGTCAAGGTCGAGGGCCGGCAGCGCAGTCCGGCCTATGTTGAGCAGGTGGCCAGGGTTTGGCGTCAGGCGCTGGACAGTTATGCCCGGGCGCCGGATCGGTTCGCGGTCGAGGCTGGCTGGAATCAGGCGCTGGCCTCGGTGTCAGAGGGCAGCCAGACCACTCTGGGTGCCTATCACCGGGCCTGGCAATAATCGAGAGAAATGACGATGAAACTGACATTGGGGCCGATCCTGTTCTACTGGAGTCGTGAGGCGATCATCGACTTTTATGCCGATATGGCTACCCAGCCGCTGGACGTTATCTACCTGGGTGAAACCGTATGTGCCAAGCGCCGAGCTTTGTCGCTGGATGACTGGCTGGGCCTGGCGCGTGATCTGCGCGAGGCCTGCGATGCTGAGGTTGTGGTGTCCGGGCTGGCCTTGATCGAAGCGGCTTCGGAGTTGTCGAGTTTGCGGCGGTTATGCGACAACGGCGATCTGCTGGTCGAGGCCAACGATATGGCCGCGGTGCAGTTTCTCAGCGAACGCAAACTGCCTTTTGTCGGTGGGCCGTCGCTGAATCTGTACAACGCCTTTGCCGTGGCCGAGCTGATGAACGCTGGCATGCTGCGCTGGGTGCCGCCGGTTGAGTGCTCGCAGGCCCTGCTCGAGCATCTTCAGCAGCAGGCCCGTGACCAGGCGCTGAGCTTGCCGGAACTGGAAGTGTTTGCCTGGGGCTACCTGCCGCTGGCTTATTCGGCGCGCTGTTTTACCGCCCGCGCGGAAAACCGGCCCAAGGACGATTGCGGTTTCATCTGCCAGCACTACCCCGAAGGTATTCCGCTGTTGACCCAGGAGGGCCAGCCGCTGTTTACCCTCAATGGCATCCAGACCATGTCGGCCGGGGTCTGCAATCTGTTGGCCGAGTATCCGAAAATGCGGACCATGGGGGTCGATGCCTTGCGCCTGAGCCCGCGGGCGACCGATATGGGCGAGGTCATTGCGCAGTTTCAGGCTGTGCGCCAAGGCCAGCAGCCGCCCGTGTTGGTGGATGGCTGCAATGGCTACTGGCATGGCCAACCGGGCATGCTGCGGGTTGAGGAGGTCGGGTTATGCTGAACCTGGGCTCTGTGCTTTTGCGACTCAGCGAACCGCTGCTGCCAATGAGTCGGCATGTACCGTTTCTGCTCCAGCAGTGGGTACTGGAAGCGCTGTTGCGGCGCTGGCTGGCCAGACCGCTGGAGGAAGGCGAGTTCGATCTGTTAGCCGGACGCTGGTTACGGCTGGAGGTCAACGATCTGGGGCTGGCCTGGAACCTGACCCGGGACCAGCATGGCCTGCGTTTGGCCGACCGCTCGCCGGCAGATGTGTTGATCAAGGGCAACTGGCGTGAATTTCTGCTGCTGGCCAGCCGGCTGGAAGACCCCGATACCCTGTTTTTCCGGCGCCGGTTGGTGATTGAGGGCGACACCGACCTGGGGCTGGCAGTGAAAAACCTGATGGACAGCCTGGACCCTGAAGAGTTGCCGCCAAGGCTATGGGCTTTGCTTCAGCAGATGGGCAAGGCTGTGCAGCATCGGGCTGGTACGGATGCTGCTTGTCAGTCACAGGCTGAGGAGGCGAGAGCTCTGCGCAACGGCTGAGGCTGTCAGGGGTGCCCCAAAGTTGGGCGCGCGCTGTACCTGTTTGGTGCTTTATCGCCTTGCTTGGCCCGGGCGCGGGCAGACATGCTAGAGTGTCGTTTTGCAGCAACCAGCCTGTCGGCGGTGGAGACAGATCATGACAGACGCAACTTTGACAGACGGCCTGGGCCGGCGCATTGATTATCTGCGCCTGTCTGTGACTGACCGCTGTGATTTTCGTTGCGTTTACTGTATGGCCGAGGATATGACCTTTCTGCCTCGGCAGCAGGTCTTGAGCCTGGAAGAGATCGAGCGTCTGGCTCGGCTGTTTGTTGCCCAGGGGGTAAGCAAGATCCGGATTACCGGCGGTGAGCCGCTGGTGCGGCGTGGTGTGGTTGAACTGTGTGAGCGGATCAGCGGCTTGCCCGGACTGCGCGAACTGGTTATGACCACCAATGGCTCGCAACTGGCCAAACTGGCCGGGCCGCTGGCCGCCGCCGGGGTCAAGCGCCTGAACATTAGCCTCGACAGCCTTGATCCGCAGCGCTTCAAGGCGTTGACTCGTACCGGGGAGCTGCAGCAAGTGCTGGCTGGTATTGAGGCCGCTCGCGAGGCCGGTTTTGCCCGGATCAAGCTCAATGTGGTGGCGCTCAAGGGCCGCAACGCCGATGAACTACCTGCGCTGGTTGACTATGCTCTGGCTCGAGGGCTGGACATCAGTTTCATCGAGGAAATGCCGCTCGGGCATGTTGGTCGTTCACGGGCCGAGACCCTGTGCAGCAGCGACGAAGTGCGGGCGCTGATCGCCGAGCGTTATGCGCTGCTCGACAGCGCCGAAAGCTCGGGTGGTCCGGCGCGCTATGTACGCGTTGAAGGCTATCCCGAGTCGCGTATTGGTTTCATTTCACCCCACTCAAACAATTTTTGCGCTACCTGCAATCGGGTGCGCCTGACCGCTGAAGGGCGGCTGCTGCTGTGCCTTGGGCACGAAAACTCTCTTGATCTGCGAGCTCTGGTTCGCCGTCACCCAACCAGTGATGCGCCGATTCTCAAGGCGCTGCAACAGGCACTGCTGCGCAAACCGGCCCGCCACGAGTTTGATGTGAATGAGGTGCAGGTAGTGCGCTTTATGAATGCCAGTGGTGGTTAGGGTCTGTTGCCGACCGGGCTATTAGGCTTTCGTGCAATTAATCAGTGTTCCCTTAAGGACCATAACAGTTTGCCGCATTCTGTCAGCTCAGCTGTAACTGTTTGGCCGTCTGGACGCGCCCTAGAATAGTGCAAGTCTGTTTCCCTCCTGCGTTCATTTTCGGGTCTTTCCATGCACGTCGCATCCGGCCGCTGGCTGTACGGTTTTCTATTGGCAATGACCACCGCCACGCTGTGGGGGGTATTGCCGATTCTGCTTAAAGAAGTGCTCAAGGACATGGACCCCTTTACCGTGACCTGGTACCGGATGATCAGTGCTGGTCTGGTTCTGTTCATCTGGCTGGCAGCGCGGCGCCGGCTGCCTTCGATTCGCGCGTTGTCGTCCACCAACAAAGTCCTGTTGGCTGTGGCAGTGTTGGGGTTGGCCTGTAATTACGTACTGTATCTGATGGCGCTTAACCGGCTGACCCCGGGTACCATGCAACTGATCATTCAGGTTGCGCCGATCATGCTGATGATTGGCAGCATGCTGGTGTTTCGTGAACGCTTTGGGCTTGGTCAGGTGTTGGGGTTGGCGGTCCTGATGCTGGGGTTCGGACTGTTTTTCAATCAGCGCCTGGGTGAGCTGTTTACCCAACTGAGCGGTTACACCCTGGGTATTCTGATTGCTCTGGCAGCGGCGTTTTCCTGGACGCTGTACGGTTTGGCGCAAAAGCAGTTGCTGACGGTCTGGTCATCGGTCACGGTGATGATGGTGATTTATCTGGGCAGTTCGGTACTGTTGTTGCCGCTGGCCGAGCCGGCCCAGATTCTCAGACTGTCCCATCTGCAGTTGTGGCTGCTGGCTGGTTGTTGCCTGAATACCCTGGTGGCCTATGGTGCCTTTGCCGAGGCACTGGTTCACTGGGAGGCTTCGCGGGTCAGTGCTACGGTGGCGACCACACCGCTGCTGACCTTCAGCATGGTGGCGCTGGGTGCGCTGTTGTGGCCGAGCGTGGTCGAACCTGAACTGCTTAACAGCCTGGCCTATATCGGGGCGCTGCTGGTGGTGGGCGGTTCGGCTCTGATTGCCCTGGCTCCAAGTCTGATCCAGAACCTGCGCAATCGCCGCCTGCGGCGGCTAAGTGTCACGCCGCCACCGGCCGGTTCTTGATTGGCAGCACAAAAGCGCAGTAGCCCGGTTTGTTGTTGACCTGTTCTGGACCGTTAGATGCCAGGGATGGCATCTACGAGCCCCCAGGGATGGGTTTACGGCGTGTCCAGAACAGGTCAACAACAAACCGGGCTGGCAGTGATCTCGATTAATCAGCGCTCCCTAACATTCCCTCTGGCCTGACCGCTGCATCGAACTGCGCCTCATCCAGATACCCCAATGCCAGCGCCGCCTGTTTCAGGGTGGTGCCTTCGGCGTAGGCTTTCTTGGCGATGTCTGCGGCCTTGTCGTAACCAATGACCGGATTCAGTGCGGTGACCAGCATCAGGCTGTTGTCCAGATGCTCGCGCATCTTTGCAGTATCCGGTTCCAAGCCTTCGATGCAGTGTTCGCGGAAACTGGTGCAGCCATCGGCCAATAGCCGGATCGATTGCAGCAGGTTGTGAATGATCACCGGCTTGAACACGTTGAGCTGCAGGTGACCATGGCTGGTGGCAACGCCAAGGGTGACGTCGTTGCCCAGCACCTGGCAGGCAATCATCGACAGTGCCTCGCACTGGGTCGGGTTGACCTTGCCGGGCATGATCGAACTGCCGGGCTCGTTGGCCGGTAGCCGGACTTCCGCTAGGCCCGCACGCGGGCCACTGCCGAGCAGTCGCAGATCGTTGGCCAGTTTCATTAATGTCAGCGCCAGTTGCCTGAAGGCACCATGCAGTTGCACCAGAGGTTCATGCCCGCTAAGCGCTGCAAACTTGTTGTCGGCGCTGGTGAAAGGCAGGCCGGTCAGTTGGGCCACTTCGGCGGCTAGCAGGCTGGCAAAGCGGGGTGGGGCATTGAGTCCGGTACCCACTGCAGTGCCGCCCTGAGCCAGAGCGCAGACTTTGGGCAGCGCCTG is a genomic window of Halopseudomonas phragmitis containing:
- the ahpC gene encoding alkyl hydroperoxide reductase subunit C, which translates into the protein MSVINTQIKPFTAQAFKNGEFVQVSEADMKGKWSVFFFYPADFTFVCPTELGDVADHYEEFQKLGVEIYSVSTDTHFTHKAWHDSSETIGKIQYTMIGDPTMQISRNFEVLREDQGLANRGTFIVDPEGVIQAVEITAEGIGRDASDLLRKVKAAQYVAAHPGEVCPAKWKEGEATLAPSLDLVGKI
- the ubiU gene encoding ubiquinone anaerobic biosynthesis protein UbiU, which produces MQLVCPAGSLPALKAAVRQGADAVYTGFRDDTNARHFAGLNFTEKQLQSGLELIRREGRQLYIAVNTYALPDGWPRWQRAVDQAADLGVDALIAADPGVLAYASRRHPALRLHLSVQGSATNAAALTFYHERYGIQRAVLPRVLSLAQVRQVAAGSPVPIEVFAFGSLCIMAEGRCHLSSYVTGQSPNLCGVCSPASAVRWTQEPEALSSRLNEVLIDRYVEGEAAGYPTLCKGRFMVNGKRFHALEEPTSLNTLALIPELDAVGVVAVKVEGRQRSPAYVEQVARVWRQALDSYARAPDRFAVEAGWNQALASVSEGSQTTLGAYHRAWQ
- a CDS encoding DMT family transporter encodes the protein MHVASGRWLYGFLLAMTTATLWGVLPILLKEVLKDMDPFTVTWYRMISAGLVLFIWLAARRRLPSIRALSSTNKVLLAVAVLGLACNYVLYLMALNRLTPGTMQLIIQVAPIMLMIGSMLVFRERFGLGQVLGLAVLMLGFGLFFNQRLGELFTQLSGYTLGILIALAAAFSWTLYGLAQKQLLTVWSSVTVMMVIYLGSSVLLLPLAEPAQILRLSHLQLWLLAGCCLNTLVAYGAFAEALVHWEASRVSATVATTPLLTFSMVALGALLWPSVVEPELLNSLAYIGALLVVGGSALIALAPSLIQNLRNRRLRRLSVTPPPAGS
- the fumC gene encoding class II fumarate hydratase, producing the protein MDTRRETDSMGPIEVPAERYWGAQTQRSLHHFAIGEERIPLAVVHALALIKKAAARVNRQLDNLPDDIASLIEQAADDILSGSLDQHFPLSVWQTGSGTQSNMNVNEVIANRANQLAGQPLGGKQPVHPNDHVNRAQSSNDTFPSAMHVAAVKETHARLLPAVQALRTALAKQAEQHKALIKIGRTHLMDATPVTFGQELSAFVSQLDMGLEAVEQALPKVCALAQGGTAVGTGLNAPPRFASLLAAEVAQLTGLPFTSADNKFAALSGHEPLVQLHGAFRQLALTLMKLANDLRLLGSGPRAGLAEVRLPANEPGSSIMPGKVNPTQCEALSMIACQVLGNDVTLGVATSHGHLQLNVFKPVIIHNLLQSIRLLADGCTSFREHCIEGLEPDTAKMREHLDNSLMLVTALNPVIGYDKAADIAKKAYAEGTTLKQAALALGYLDEAQFDAAVRPEGMLGSAD
- the ubiT gene encoding ubiquinone anaerobic biosynthesis accessory factor UbiT yields the protein MLNLGSVLLRLSEPLLPMSRHVPFLLQQWVLEALLRRWLARPLEEGEFDLLAGRWLRLEVNDLGLAWNLTRDQHGLRLADRSPADVLIKGNWREFLLLASRLEDPDTLFFRRRLVIEGDTDLGLAVKNLMDSLDPEELPPRLWALLQQMGKAVQHRAGTDAACQSQAEEARALRNG
- the moaA gene encoding GTP 3',8-cyclase MoaA; translation: MTDATLTDGLGRRIDYLRLSVTDRCDFRCVYCMAEDMTFLPRQQVLSLEEIERLARLFVAQGVSKIRITGGEPLVRRGVVELCERISGLPGLRELVMTTNGSQLAKLAGPLAAAGVKRLNISLDSLDPQRFKALTRTGELQQVLAGIEAAREAGFARIKLNVVALKGRNADELPALVDYALARGLDISFIEEMPLGHVGRSRAETLCSSDEVRALIAERYALLDSAESSGGPARYVRVEGYPESRIGFISPHSNNFCATCNRVRLTAEGRLLLCLGHENSLDLRALVRRHPTSDAPILKALQQALLRKPARHEFDVNEVQVVRFMNASGG
- the ahpF gene encoding alkyl hydroperoxide reductase subunit F, producing the protein MLDANLKKQLDTYLQHIVNPIEISVSVDDSPKGKELHELANEIAEMSGKIGLVDAANPRTPSMSVGRTGEQPRVTFAGLPMGHEFTSLVLALLQTGGHPSKADPALLEQIRNLDGEFHFETYISLSCQNCPDVVQALNLMATLNPNITHAMVDGALFQDEVEQRQIMAVPSVFLNGQPFGQGRMSLAEIVNKVDSGAAKRKAAELNEKAPYDVLIVGGGPAGAAAAIYAARKGIRTGLVADRFGGQVMDTVGIENFISVPYTEGPKLVAHLEQHVKEYDVEVITEQKAASLTQGDYLQIGLESGATLSSRSVILATGARWREMNVPGEQQYRGKGVAYCPHCDGPLFKGKRVAVIGGGNSGIEAAIDLAGIVEHVTVLEFGDSLRADEVLQRKARSLANVEIIMNAQTTEVRGDGSKVVGLTYTDRTNGESKQVDVAGIFVQIGLVPNSEWLKDSGLNLTRFGEIEIDSRGATNIPGVFGAGDVTTVPFKQIIIAMGAGSTAALGAFDHLIRTPAPETAKLMQSSSATETV
- a CDS encoding U32 family peptidase, with the protein product MKLTLGPILFYWSREAIIDFYADMATQPLDVIYLGETVCAKRRALSLDDWLGLARDLREACDAEVVVSGLALIEAASELSSLRRLCDNGDLLVEANDMAAVQFLSERKLPFVGGPSLNLYNAFAVAELMNAGMLRWVPPVECSQALLEHLQQQARDQALSLPELEVFAWGYLPLAYSARCFTARAENRPKDDCGFICQHYPEGIPLLTQEGQPLFTLNGIQTMSAGVCNLLAEYPKMRTMGVDALRLSPRATDMGEVIAQFQAVRQGQQPPVLVDGCNGYWHGQPGMLRVEEVGLC